The following proteins are co-located in the Bradyrhizobium sp. AZCC 2176 genome:
- the rpmF gene encoding 50S ribosomal protein L32, translated as MAVPRRKTSPSRRGMRRSADALKKPTYAEDKDSGELRRPHHLDLKTGMYKGRQVLKKKES; from the coding sequence ATGGCCGTTCCCAGAAGAAAAACATCGCCCTCGCGGCGTGGCATGCGCCGTTCGGCGGACGCCCTGAAGAAGCCGACCTATGCCGAGGACAAGGATTCCGGCGAACTGCGCCGTCCGCACCACCTCGACCTGAAGACCGGCATGTACAAGGGCCGGCAGGTGCTGAAAAAGAAGGAATCCTGA